In Deltaproteobacteria bacterium, a genomic segment contains:
- a CDS encoding peptide-binding protein — translation MHVMKVIIALFLTLAIMGQTVSGRAGTPDYGGYIVTGSIGDASTLIPMLSTDATSHEIAGLIFNGLVKYDKDLNLVGDLAESWEVSPDGLTITFHLRKGVRWADGVEFTSEDCLFGFRTITDPKTPTAYAGDYLVVEKAEAPDPYTFRVTYKEPFAPALSSWGNLVVLPRHLLEGQDITKSPFGRRPVGLGPFCLSEWKTQERIELEANRTYFEGRPYLDRFIMRIIPDAATMFLELKSGGLDWMGLSPIQFDRQTDTPFFRNNFRKYEYLSFSYTYLGYNLRSPLFSDRRVRQAIAHAIDKEEIVRGVLLGYGVVATGPYKPDAWFYNPDVPSFPYDPEKSKALLAQAGWHDTDGDGILDKDGRPFSFTLLTNQGNPLREKSAQIIQYRLGKIGIDMKIRTLEWTAFINDFIDKRRFDAVLLGWTIGQDPDIFDIWHSSKTGPKELNFIGYANPEVDRLLIEGRRTFDREKRRKIYFRIQEILAEDQPYTFLYVPMALPIIHKRYQGIEPAPAGISHNFIRWWVPRSEQRTLVP, via the coding sequence ATGCACGTCATGAAGGTCATTATTGCCCTTTTTTTGACGCTTGCCATCATGGGACAGACCGTTTCGGGCCGTGCCGGGACACCCGACTACGGGGGATACATCGTCACCGGCTCCATAGGCGACGCCTCGACCCTCATCCCCATGCTCTCGACGGACGCCACGTCCCACGAGATCGCCGGCCTCATTTTTAACGGCCTCGTGAAGTACGACAAGGACCTCAACCTGGTCGGGGATCTGGCCGAGTCCTGGGAGGTCTCGCCAGACGGACTCACCATCACGTTCCACCTCCGCAAGGGTGTCCGCTGGGCTGATGGCGTGGAATTCACATCTGAAGACTGCCTTTTCGGTTTTCGGACCATCACGGATCCCAAGACGCCGACTGCTTATGCCGGCGACTATCTGGTGGTGGAAAAGGCCGAGGCCCCGGACCCTTATACATTCCGTGTGACGTATAAAGAGCCCTTTGCCCCGGCCCTCAGCTCCTGGGGAAACCTGGTGGTCCTGCCGCGGCATCTCCTTGAGGGCCAGGACATCACGAAGAGTCCCTTTGGGCGCAGGCCAGTGGGGCTTGGGCCTTTCTGTCTCTCCGAGTGGAAGACGCAGGAGCGGATCGAGCTCGAGGCAAACAGGACCTATTTCGAGGGCAGGCCGTATCTTGACCGTTTCATCATGCGGATCATCCCGGATGCGGCGACCATGTTTCTCGAGCTCAAGTCAGGAGGGCTCGACTGGATGGGGCTGTCCCCGATCCAGTTCGACCGTCAGACAGATACCCCGTTTTTCCGGAACAATTTTCGTAAATACGAATACCTGTCCTTTTCCTACACGTATCTGGGCTACAATCTAAGGAGTCCACTCTTTTCGGACAGGCGTGTCCGGCAGGCCATCGCCCACGCCATCGACAAGGAAGAGATCGTGCGCGGTGTGCTTCTTGGCTACGGGGTTGTGGCCACCGGTCCCTACAAGCCTGATGCCTGGTTTTACAACCCGGACGTTCCCTCATTTCCCTATGATCCTGAGAAGTCCAAGGCCCTCCTTGCCCAGGCCGGCTGGCATGACACGGATGGAGACGGGATCCTCGACAAGGACGGCAGGCCCTTTTCCTTCACCTTGCTCACGAATCAGGGAAATCCCCTGCGCGAGAAGTCCGCGCAGATCATCCAGTACCGGCTCGGAAAGATCGGGATCGACATGAAGATCCGCACCCTCGAGTGGACCGCCTTCATCAACGACTTCATCGACAAGCGCCGGTTCGATGCCGTGCTCCTCGGCTGGACCATCGGGCAGGACCCGGATATCTTCGACATCTGGCACTCCTCCAAGACCGGCCCGAAGGAGCTCAATTTCATCGGCTATGCAAACCCTGAGGTGGACCGGTTGTTGATCGAGGGAAGGCGGACATTTGACCGCGAAAAGAGGCGGAAGATATATTTCCGCATCCAGGAGATCCTCGCCGAGGACCAGCCCTACACATT
- a CDS encoding PAS domain S-box protein gives MTSAFDVNIFLDLVDDAADMVQSVSQDGRFLYVNRTWLDTLGYSPEELKDLTIFDVVSPACREMCMERFRTVISSRQAHRVEAEFLARDGRIIPVEGMVRTQFRECKPFATIGIFRDISDRIRIERERRRIEEHARTIEHLEAIGRFAGGFAHHFNNLLMAVQGNIDLAKRYVQQSPKALCHLEKAENAISSAVQFSREILAFANMDGHRRWIQLVELDSTVASMMEILRSIVPSPILIQHESIGPAATILADPQGLRMLCFHLVMNAQEAIGDREGRITVRTGRMPAPGASEQEGYFFGILEEKDYALLEVEDNGAGMSPEVIQHIFEPFYSTKNPSRQGIGLSSAYRFIMDMDGAVSVKSSPGAGTVIRVFFPMRTAPEPPAD, from the coding sequence ATGACCTCCGCCTTTGATGTCAACATCTTCCTGGACCTCGTCGACGACGCCGCCGATATGGTTCAGAGCGTCTCGCAAGATGGCAGATTCCTCTATGTCAACCGGACATGGCTGGATACCCTCGGCTACAGCCCTGAAGAATTAAAAGACCTGACCATCTTCGATGTCGTATCACCTGCCTGCCGCGAGATGTGCATGGAAAGATTCAGGACGGTCATTTCTTCTCGCCAGGCCCACAGGGTAGAGGCGGAATTTCTCGCCAGGGACGGCCGCATCATCCCAGTAGAGGGCATGGTCCGGACACAGTTCCGGGAATGCAAGCCATTCGCCACGATCGGCATATTCCGGGACATCTCCGATCGCATCCGCATAGAAAGGGAACGCCGAAGGATCGAGGAACATGCACGGACGATAGAACACCTGGAGGCGATAGGCCGTTTTGCAGGGGGATTCGCGCACCATTTCAACAACCTCCTCATGGCCGTCCAGGGGAACATCGATCTTGCCAAGAGATACGTCCAGCAATCCCCAAAGGCCCTCTGTCATCTTGAAAAGGCGGAAAACGCAATCTCCTCCGCCGTCCAGTTCTCGAGAGAAATCCTTGCCTTTGCAAATATGGATGGGCACAGGAGATGGATCCAACTGGTTGAACTCGATTCCACGGTAGCCTCCATGATGGAGATACTTCGCAGCATTGTACCCAGCCCCATTTTGATACAGCATGAATCAATCGGCCCAGCCGCCACCATCCTGGCCGATCCGCAAGGACTCCGGATGCTCTGCTTCCACCTCGTTATGAATGCACAGGAGGCCATCGGCGACAGGGAAGGCCGGATCACCGTCAGGACAGGCCGCATGCCTGCCCCAGGTGCGTCAGAACAAGAAGGATACTTCTTTGGGATCCTGGAAGAAAAAGATTACGCATTACTCGAGGTTGAGGACAACGGGGCGGGGATGTCGCCCGAGGTGATCCAGCACATCTTTGAGCCTTTCTACTCGACCAAGAACCCGTCTAGACAGGGAATCGGACTCTCCTCAGCGTATCGGTTCATCATGGACATGGATGGGGCTGTCTCCGTCAAGAGCAGTCCAGGGGCCGGCACCGTAATCCGCGTCTTTTTCCCTATGCGCACGGCCCCGGAACCCCCTGCCGATTAA
- a CDS encoding 1,4-dihydroxy-6-naphthoate synthase yields the protein MTRPPLTLGISPCPNDTFIFDALIHGKTPSPVSMVPVIRDVEELNALVLARSIDVCKVSFAVLLYCMDDYIVLRSGAALGRGCGPIVVMRAGKKKPAFSQARIAIPGLHTTAALLLRLFAPEVRKTVPMHFADIAPAVARGDVDLGVIIHETRFTYESHGLTCVQDLGAWWEQETGLPIPLGGIVARRSLGHELLLKIEEAIRESLRFAWRNPEEPWTFIRAHAQETEEGVIRGHIGLYVNAFTLDMGEEGGRAVECLFEKARGLGLATLSIPGEIARILHK from the coding sequence ATGACACGTCCCCCCCTGACCCTTGGCATCTCTCCCTGCCCCAACGACACGTTCATATTTGACGCCCTCATCCACGGAAAGACGCCCTCTCCCGTTTCCATGGTCCCTGTAATCCGGGACGTGGAGGAGCTGAACGCACTGGTACTTGCCAGATCGATCGATGTGTGCAAGGTCTCCTTCGCCGTCCTCCTCTACTGCATGGACGACTACATCGTCCTTCGCTCCGGGGCGGCCCTCGGCAGGGGCTGCGGCCCCATCGTGGTCATGCGGGCGGGCAAAAAGAAACCGGCATTCAGTCAGGCACGGATCGCCATCCCCGGCCTCCACACCACTGCCGCCCTCCTCCTTCGGCTCTTCGCACCAGAGGTCCGAAAGACCGTCCCAATGCATTTTGCGGACATCGCCCCTGCCGTGGCCCGAGGGGATGTGGATCTCGGGGTCATCATCCACGAAACCCGTTTCACCTATGAATCCCACGGCCTTACCTGCGTCCAGGACCTCGGGGCATGGTGGGAGCAGGAAACTGGCCTTCCCATCCCCCTTGGCGGGATCGTGGCGCGCCGCTCCCTTGGACATGAACTCCTCTTGAAAATAGAAGAGGCCATTCGTGAAAGCCTCCGATTTGCCTGGAGAAACCCCGAAGAACCCTGGACATTCATTCGTGCCCATGCCCAGGAAACAGAAGAGGGCGTGATCCGGGGACACATCGGGCTATACGTGAACGCATTCACCCTCGACATGGGCGAAGAAGGCGGCCGGGCCGTCGAGTGCCTCTTTGAAAAGGCCCGGGGCCTCGGCCTCGCCACCTTGTCCATCCCTGGAGAGATTGCCCGGATATTGCATAAATAG
- the mqnB gene encoding futalosine hydrolase → MDTDPVLLTAPTYREMASFTTLIDGARIMALVCGVGPAAAACALTRFLERNPVRAVLLCGIGGTYPRSDLGIGDVALAGSEVLADLGRCTESGIIPLDLAGETARIRFFMEDTARRILGSVPSGITIAPMATVSCTSGTMERAELIARHTGAWVENMEGAAAAHVCAEYGIPLIELRGISNVAGHPDRSGWRIDKALDSTAKAAERILTSLLKT, encoded by the coding sequence ATGGACACAGACCCTGTGTTGCTCACCGCCCCTACTTACCGGGAGATGGCGTCCTTCACCACCTTGATCGACGGGGCAAGGATCATGGCGCTCGTCTGTGGGGTCGGCCCTGCTGCCGCCGCCTGCGCCCTCACTCGATTTCTCGAACGAAACCCCGTCCGGGCCGTCCTCCTTTGCGGCATAGGTGGGACATATCCCCGATCGGATCTCGGCATCGGAGATGTCGCCCTTGCCGGATCCGAGGTCTTGGCAGACCTGGGACGATGCACGGAATCCGGGATTATACCCCTTGATCTTGCCGGTGAGACGGCCCGCATCCGGTTCTTTATGGAGGACACGGCCCGTCGAATCCTTGGGTCTGTGCCTTCCGGCATTACCATCGCCCCCATGGCCACAGTCTCCTGCACAAGCGGGACGATGGAGCGGGCCGAACTCATCGCCCGCCACACCGGGGCCTGGGTGGAAAACATGGAAGGCGCTGCGGCCGCCCATGTCTGCGCGGAATACGGCATCCCCCTTATCGAGCTTCGCGGAATAAGCAATGTGGCAGGCCATCCAGACAGATCTGGATGGCGGATCGACAAGGCCCTTGACAGCACTGCCAAGGCGGCCGAACGTATCCTGACCTCCCTGCTCAAAACATGA